One segment of Daphnia magna isolate NIES linkage group LG2, ASM2063170v1.1, whole genome shotgun sequence DNA contains the following:
- the LOC116915379 gene encoding LOW QUALITY PROTEIN: lysyl oxidase homolog 2 (The sequence of the model RefSeq protein was modified relative to this genomic sequence to represent the inferred CDS: deleted 1 base in 1 codon), translated as MAGQWNSSCWKWLLYLSVLLAILAECEGQQQQQQQQVQRQGQQRQRPIRDGTRRQRRHRTDKAKLIQHYLKKNGRLEGMVRLVDGVHANEGNVEILHSGKWGSICDDEWDLREATVVCRELGFSDVVLETHNSMYGPARYPFWMDNLYCVGSENNLTNCRFDGWGISDCEDSEAAGVICKPGPISKLSVATTTTTTMSPTTTTTTTTTMKTISNSSDGSAGDASVTKRLQQDMAPAMRIKDVVGSKSKIRLRGGRSKEEGRVEVKIDANDWGLVCGDGWSLFEAGVVCRELGLGYAQNALQTDFFGGNRSSLALSGVRCHGSEKSLIDCLHDRFGAVSCPGAANNIASVVCASEMADLVPDQHEMMRTAHLEDRQLFFLQCAMEENCLAASAYQIQKDDPYGWHLETRRLLRFTARIANMGTADFKPFIPKHMWEWHACHMHYHSMEVFAHFDIINSYGVKVAEGHKASFCLEDNQCTHDTQPVYKCANYGDQGISVNCTDTYHHNIDCQWIDITDIDPGIYTFKVVINPEFKVAEMSFDNNAVVCTLYYGQQYATLFNCSLQRP; from the exons ATGGCCGGACAATGGAACAGCAGCTGCTGGAAATGGCTCCTATACCTTTCCGTGTTGTTGGCCATTTTGGCTGAATGCGAaggccaacaacaacagcagcagcagcaagtACAGCGGCAAGGGCAGCAAAGACAACGTCCGATCAGGGATGGAACTCGTCGCCAACGAAGACATCGAACGGACAAAGCCAAACTGATCCAGCATTACCTCAAGAAAAACGGCCGATTGGAAGGAATGGTCCGTCTCGTTGATGGTGTCCATGCCAACGAAG ggaACGTTGAAATTCTA CATTCGGGCAAATGGGGATCGATTTGCGACGACGAATGGGATCTACGTGAAGCGACGGTTGTCTGTCGCGAGCTGGGCTTTTCCGACGTCGTCCTAGAAACGCACAACTCCATGTACGGTCCTGCCAGGT ATCCGTTTTGGATGGACAACCTCTACTGCGTCGGCAGTGAAAATAACTTGACGAATTGCCGGTTCGACGGTTGGGGTATCAGCGATTGCGAAGACTCGGAAGCCGCTGGCGTCATTTGCAAACCTGGCCCCATATCCAAATTGAGcgttgcaacaacaacaacgacgacgatgagtccgacgacgacgacaacgacaacaacaacgatgAAGACAATATCAAATAGTAGCGATGGCAGCGCTGGCGATGCATCGGTGACGAAACGTTTGCAACAAGATATGGCTCCAGCTATGCGCATCAAG GATGTTGTGGGCAGTAAAAGCAAGATCCGATTACGAGGCGGCCGTTCCAAGGAGGAAGGACGAGTTGAAGTGAAAATCG ACGCCAACGATTGGGGACTGGTTTGCGGCGACGGTTGGAGTTTATTTGAGGCCGGCGTCGTGTGTCGCGAACTGGGACTGGGCTACGCGCAAAACGCTTTGCAGACAGACTTTTTCGGAGGCAATCGCAGTTCGCTGGCCCTCAGCGGCGTCCGCTGTCACGGATCGGAGAAATCTCTCATCGACTGTCTGCACGATCGTTTCGGCGCCGTCAGCTGTCCAGGCGCCGCCAACAACATCGCGTCCGTCGTCTGCGCTTCAG aaatggCTGATTTGGTACCGGACCAACACGAAATGATGCGGACGGCTCATTTGGAGGATCGCCAATTATTCTTCTTGCAATGCGCCATGGAGGAGAATTGCCTCGCTGCGTCGGCCTATCAAATCCAAAAGGACGATCCGTACGGTTGGCACCTGGAAACCCGGCGTCTCCTTCGATTTACGGCCCGAATCGCCAACATGGGCACGGCCGATTTTAAGCCGTTCATTCCCAAGCACATGTGGGAATGGCACGCCTGTCACAT GCACTACCACAGTATGGAAGTGTTTGCCCATTTCGACATCATCAATTCGTACGGCGTGAAAGTAGCCGAGGGCCACAAAGCCTCTTTCTGCCTAGAGGACAACCAGTGCACTCACGACACGCAGCCCGTCTACAAGTGCGCCAACTACGGCGATCAAGGCATTTCCGTCAACTGCACCGACACCTATCACCACAACATCGATTGCCAGTGGATCGATATTACGGACATTGATCCCGGCATCTACACCTTCAAG GTGGTGATTAATCCGGAATTCAAAGTGGCCGAAATGTCGTTCGATAATAACGCTGTCGTCTGCACGCTCTACTACGGACAACAATACGCCACGCTCTTCAATTGTTCACTCCAACGTCCTTGA